Proteins from one Triticum aestivum cultivar Chinese Spring chromosome 7A, IWGSC CS RefSeq v2.1, whole genome shotgun sequence genomic window:
- the LOC123151657 gene encoding translation initiation factor IF-2 codes for MERQPRPHLAVAAEEAIALYDACWFHRLVLSSYSPPAPLTPAPAPEREQPEQPPAEESKSELQRAPSGLQRHRRTRSDEAKAAAFHGQLEPLKIPNGHRARLETILSGKDGLAAPEPLPERRRPEARRPGGRRRRSRRGRSLSELEFEEVKGLQDLGFTFSETDVDAELASIVPGLRRLRADEEARRAKAAAAEAEAEEEACRNRAAAAASDAAPRRPYLSEAWEDEEAEVRRVLSNFRIPAAADGADLKENLRLWAHTVASAVR; via the coding sequence CGGCGGAGGAGGCCATCGCGCTCTACGACGCCTGCTGGTTCCACCGCCTCGTGCTCAGCTCCTACTCCCCTCCCGCGCCTCtgacgccggcgccggcgcctgAGCGGGAGCAGCCGGAGCAGCCGCCGGCGGAGGAGAGCAAGAGCGAGCTGCAGCGGGCCCCGTCGGGGCTGCAGCGGCACCGCCGGACGCGGAGCGACGAGGCCAAGGCCGCCGCGTTCCACGGCCAGCTGGAGCCGCTCAAGATCCCCAACGGCCACCGCGCGAGGCTCGAGACCATCCTGTCCGGGAAGGACGGCCTggcggcgccggagccgctgccggaGCGCCGGAGGCCGGAGGCGCGGCGGCCCGGCGGGAGGAGGCGCAGGAGCCGCCGCGGGCGGAGCCTGTCGGAGCTGGAGTTCGAGGAGGTCAAGGGCCTGCAGGACCTCGGCTTCACCTTCTCCGAGACCGACGTCGACGCCGAGCTCGCGTCCATCGTGCCGGGGCTCCGGCGGCTGCGGGCGGACGAAGAGGCCAGAAgagccaaggcggcggcggcggaggcggaggcggaggaggaagcctgCAGAAACAGGGCGGCCGCGGCGGCCTCCGACGCGGCGCCGAGGAGGCCCTACTTGTCCGAGGCgtgggaggacgaggaggcggaggTGAGGAGGGTGCTGAGCAACTTCAGGATCCCAGCCGCCGCCGACGGGGCCGACCTCAAGGAGAACCTCCGCCTCTGGGCGCACACCGTGGCCTCCGCCGTCCGGTGA